The following are encoded together in the Strix aluco isolate bStrAlu1 chromosome 13, bStrAlu1.hap1, whole genome shotgun sequence genome:
- the PWWP2A gene encoding PWWP domain-containing protein 2A isoform X2, with protein sequence MAAMAAEAAATAAVPGDGGAGEAEPEMEPIPGSEAGADPLPAVTEAVESVVPDGEEADGGKIAPGEAEEPPPVQLARSPAGTREPEAERTETLPPSTPEVGSPQAEHRGAPSPESEEEPQPCPPPAGHPELPEEEPQPCPPATGGSAEPEPGEEPSRPEEEEPDAADAAAVEPKSPVPVAPAGGEVEAPLLPGSEVRVTLDHIIEDALVVSFRLGEKLFSGVLMDLSKRFGPHGIPVTIFPKREYKDKPEAMQLQSKPFQDEAQVKCESNAAVPDDSSLTQPSEPSIAKSLWTSKPPPLFHEGAPYPPPLFIRDTYNQSIPQPPPRKIKRPKRKMYREEPTSIMNAIKLRPRQVLCDKCKNSVVAEKKEIKKGGNASDSSKYEDNKKRRNESVTTVNKKLKTDHKVDGKSQNESQKRNAVVKVSNIAHSRSRVVKVSAQANTSKAQLNTKKVLQSKNMDHAKAREVLKMAKEKAQKKQSATSSSKNAHSKVHFTRRLQNTSSGSLPPRLRLKPQRYRNEENDSSLKTGLEKIRSGKMATKPQSRCSSTRSAGLNKWQHFTSD encoded by the exons atggcGGCCATGGCTGCGGAGGCGGCAGCGACTGCAGCGGTGCCGGGCGATGGGGGGGCTGGTGAAGCTGAGCCCGAGATGGAGCCTATCCCGGGCAGCGAGGCCGGTGCGGACCCTCTCCCTGCCGTCACCGAGGCTGTGGAGTCGGTGGTGCCTGATGGGGAGGAGGCCGATGGGGGGAAGATTGCTCCCGGCGAGGCCGAGGAGCCGCCGCCTGTGCAGCTCGCCCGGAGCCCGGCCGGGACTCGGGAGCCGGAAGCTGAGAGGACGGAGACGCTGCCGCCCTCCACCCCGGAGGTGGGCTCGCCCCAGGCCGAGCACCGGGGAGCACCCAGCCCGGAGTCCGAGGAGGagccgcagccctgcccgccgcctGCTGGGCACCCTGAACTTCCCGAGGAGGagccgcagccctgcccgccggCTACTGGGGGCTCCGCGGAGCCGGAGCCCGGGGAGGAGCCGTCccggccggaggaggaggagccggATGCTGCTGATGCCGCCGCTGTCGAGCCCAAGTCCCCGGTGCCCGTGGCTCCGGCCGGAGGGGAGGTGGAGGCTCCGCTGCTGCCGGGCTCCGAGGTGCGGGTCACCCTGGATCACATCATCGAGGACGCCCTGGTGGTCTCGTTCCGGCTGGGAGAGAAGCTTTTTTCTGGGGTCCTCATGGACCTCTCGAAAAG gtTTGGACCCCATGGAATCCCTGTGACCATATTTCCTAAAAGGGAATACAAGGATAAACCTGAAGCCATGCAGCTCCAAAGTAAACCATTCCAAGATGAGGCACAGGTGAAGTGTGAATCTAATGCTGCAGTCCCTGATGACTCTTCTCTCACGCAGCCATCAGAACCTAGCATAGCTAAAAGCCTATGGACTTCTAAACCACCTCCTCTCTTTCATGAGGGAGCGCCATATCCTCCTCCTTTGTTTATCAGGGACACGTATAACCAGTCAATACCTCAGCCTCCACCCCGGAAAATTAAGCGGCCCAAGCGTAAAATGTACAGGGAGGAACCCACTTCTATCATGAATGCTATCAAACTACGACCCCGGCAGGTCTTATGTGACAAGTGCAAAAACAGTGTtgttgcagaaaaaaaggaaataaaaaaaggtgGCAATGCAAGTGACTCTTCAAAATACGAGGATAATAAAAAACGAAGAAATGAGAGTGTGACTACTGTGAATAAAAAACTTAAAACTGACCATAAAGTGGATGGAAAAAGCCAAAATGAAAGTCAGAAAAGGAATGCTGTGGTCAAGGTTTCAAATATTGCCCACAGCAGAAGCAGAGTAGTTAAAGTTTCCGCACAAGCAAATACTTCAAAAGCGCagttaaatacaaaaaaagttCTCCAGAGCAAAAACATGGATCATGCAAAAGCTCGGGAAGTCTTGAAAATGGCCAAAGAAAAGGCACAAAAGAAGCAGAGTGCAACCTCCTCTTCCAAAAATGCACATTCAAAGGTCCACTTCACACGGCGTCTTCAGAACACCAGCTCAGGTTCCCTCCCACCCCGATTGCGTTTAAAGCCACAAAGGTATCGGAATGAAGAAAATGACTCTTCTCTCAAGACAGGACTTGAGAAAATACGGAGTGGCAAGATGGCAACTAAGCCCCAGTCTCGCTGCTCCTCCACCCGCTCAGCAG GTCTCAACAAATGGCAGCATTTTACATCAGACTGA
- the PWWP2A gene encoding PWWP domain-containing protein 2A isoform X1: protein MAAMAAEAAATAAVPGDGGAGEAEPEMEPIPGSEAGADPLPAVTEAVESVVPDGEEADGGKIAPGEAEEPPPVQLARSPAGTREPEAERTETLPPSTPEVGSPQAEHRGAPSPESEEEPQPCPPPAGHPELPEEEPQPCPPATGGSAEPEPGEEPSRPEEEEPDAADAAAVEPKSPVPVAPAGGEVEAPLLPGSEVRVTLDHIIEDALVVSFRLGEKLFSGVLMDLSKRFGPHGIPVTIFPKREYKDKPEAMQLQSKPFQDEAQVKCESNAAVPDDSSLTQPSEPSIAKSLWTSKPPPLFHEGAPYPPPLFIRDTYNQSIPQPPPRKIKRPKRKMYREEPTSIMNAIKLRPRQVLCDKCKNSVVAEKKEIKKGGNASDSSKYEDNKKRRNESVTTVNKKLKTDHKVDGKSQNESQKRNAVVKVSNIAHSRSRVVKVSAQANTSKAQLNTKKVLQSKNMDHAKAREVLKMAKEKAQKKQSATSSSKNAHSKVHFTRRLQNTSSGSLPPRLRLKPQRYRNEENDSSLKTGLEKIRSGKMATKPQSRCSSTRSAGEAPSENQSPSEGPEEASSEVQDTSEVHVTVDQDEHQTLGKRGSKSNITVYMTLNQKKSDSSSASVCSSDSTDDLKSTNSECSSTESFDFPPGSMHAPSSSSSSKEEKKLSNSLKTEVFSKNVSKCVTPDGRTVCVGDIVWAKIYGFPWWPARILTITVSRKDNGLLVRQEARISWFGSTTTSFLALAQLSPFLESFQLRFNKKRKGLYRKAVTEAAKAAKQLTPEVRALLTQFET from the exons atggcGGCCATGGCTGCGGAGGCGGCAGCGACTGCAGCGGTGCCGGGCGATGGGGGGGCTGGTGAAGCTGAGCCCGAGATGGAGCCTATCCCGGGCAGCGAGGCCGGTGCGGACCCTCTCCCTGCCGTCACCGAGGCTGTGGAGTCGGTGGTGCCTGATGGGGAGGAGGCCGATGGGGGGAAGATTGCTCCCGGCGAGGCCGAGGAGCCGCCGCCTGTGCAGCTCGCCCGGAGCCCGGCCGGGACTCGGGAGCCGGAAGCTGAGAGGACGGAGACGCTGCCGCCCTCCACCCCGGAGGTGGGCTCGCCCCAGGCCGAGCACCGGGGAGCACCCAGCCCGGAGTCCGAGGAGGagccgcagccctgcccgccgcctGCTGGGCACCCTGAACTTCCCGAGGAGGagccgcagccctgcccgccggCTACTGGGGGCTCCGCGGAGCCGGAGCCCGGGGAGGAGCCGTCccggccggaggaggaggagccggATGCTGCTGATGCCGCCGCTGTCGAGCCCAAGTCCCCGGTGCCCGTGGCTCCGGCCGGAGGGGAGGTGGAGGCTCCGCTGCTGCCGGGCTCCGAGGTGCGGGTCACCCTGGATCACATCATCGAGGACGCCCTGGTGGTCTCGTTCCGGCTGGGAGAGAAGCTTTTTTCTGGGGTCCTCATGGACCTCTCGAAAAG gtTTGGACCCCATGGAATCCCTGTGACCATATTTCCTAAAAGGGAATACAAGGATAAACCTGAAGCCATGCAGCTCCAAAGTAAACCATTCCAAGATGAGGCACAGGTGAAGTGTGAATCTAATGCTGCAGTCCCTGATGACTCTTCTCTCACGCAGCCATCAGAACCTAGCATAGCTAAAAGCCTATGGACTTCTAAACCACCTCCTCTCTTTCATGAGGGAGCGCCATATCCTCCTCCTTTGTTTATCAGGGACACGTATAACCAGTCAATACCTCAGCCTCCACCCCGGAAAATTAAGCGGCCCAAGCGTAAAATGTACAGGGAGGAACCCACTTCTATCATGAATGCTATCAAACTACGACCCCGGCAGGTCTTATGTGACAAGTGCAAAAACAGTGTtgttgcagaaaaaaaggaaataaaaaaaggtgGCAATGCAAGTGACTCTTCAAAATACGAGGATAATAAAAAACGAAGAAATGAGAGTGTGACTACTGTGAATAAAAAACTTAAAACTGACCATAAAGTGGATGGAAAAAGCCAAAATGAAAGTCAGAAAAGGAATGCTGTGGTCAAGGTTTCAAATATTGCCCACAGCAGAAGCAGAGTAGTTAAAGTTTCCGCACAAGCAAATACTTCAAAAGCGCagttaaatacaaaaaaagttCTCCAGAGCAAAAACATGGATCATGCAAAAGCTCGGGAAGTCTTGAAAATGGCCAAAGAAAAGGCACAAAAGAAGCAGAGTGCAACCTCCTCTTCCAAAAATGCACATTCAAAGGTCCACTTCACACGGCGTCTTCAGAACACCAGCTCAGGTTCCCTCCCACCCCGATTGCGTTTAAAGCCACAAAGGTATCGGAATGAAGAAAATGACTCTTCTCTCAAGACAGGACTTGAGAAAATACGGAGTGGCAAGATGGCAACTAAGCCCCAGTCTCGCTGCTCCTCCACCCGCTCAGCAGGTGAGGCCCCTTCAGAAAATCAGAGCCCCTCAGAAGGCCCTGAAGAGGCCAGCAGTGAGGTTCAGGACACGAGTGAAGTGCATGTAACTGTTGATCAGGATGAACACCAGACATTGGGCAAAAGAGGCAGCAAAAGCAATATAACGGTTTACATGACCCTTAATCAAAAGAAATCTGACTCTTCCAGTGCATCAGTTTGTAGTAGTGATAGCACAGATGATTTGAAATCTACCAACTCTGAGTGTAGCTCTACTGAAAGCTTTGATTTTCCTCCAGGCAGCATGCatgcaccttcctcctcctcctcttcaaaggaagagaaaaagctcAGTAATTCCTTGAAAACGGAAGTCTTTTCCAAAAACGTCTCTAAATGTGTCACACCAGATGGCAGGACCGTATGTGTAGGGGACATTGTTTGGGCCAAGATTTATGGCTTCCCTTGGTGGCCAGCCCGTATTCTTACCATAACTGTGAGCCGAAAAGATAATGGCCTTTTAGTTCGACAGGAGGCTCGTATCTCATGGTTTGGCTCCACAACAACATCTTTTCTTGCTCTTGCACAACTATCCCCCTTTTTAGAAAGCTTCCAGTTGCGCTTTAATAAGAAGAGAAAGGGTCTTTACCGCAAGGCCGTCACAGAGGCAGCTAAGGCTGCTAAGCAGCTGACTCCCGAAGTTCGGGCCCTGCTGACACAGTTTGAAACGTGA
- the PWWP2A gene encoding PWWP domain-containing protein 2A isoform X3 — protein sequence MAAMAAEAAATAAVPGDGGAGEAEPEMEPIPGSEAGADPLPAVTEAVESVVPDGEEADGGKIAPGEAEEPPPVQLARSPAGTREPEAERTETLPPSTPEVGSPQAEHRGAPSPESEEEPQPCPPPAGHPELPEEEPQPCPPATGGSAEPEPGEEPSRPEEEEPDAADAAAVEPKSPVPVAPAGGEVEAPLLPGSEVRVTLDHIIEDALVVSFRLGEKLFSGVLMDLSKRFGPHGIPVTIFPKREYKDKPEAMQLQSKPFQDEAQVKCESNAAVPDDSSLTQPSEPSIAKSLWTSKPPPLFHEGAPYPPPLFIRDTYNQSIPQPPPRKIKRPKRKMYREEPTSIMNAIKLRPRQVLCDKCKNSVVAEKKEIKKGGNASDSSKYEDNKKRRNESVTTVNKKLKTDHKVDGKSQNESQKRNAVVKVSNIAHSRSRVVKVSAQANTSKAQLNTKKVLQSKNMDHAKAREVLKMAKEKAQKKQSATSSSKNAHSKVHFTRRLQNTSSGSLPPRLRLKPQRYRNEENDSSLKTGLEKIRSGKMATKPQSRCSSTRSAAQRH from the exons atggcGGCCATGGCTGCGGAGGCGGCAGCGACTGCAGCGGTGCCGGGCGATGGGGGGGCTGGTGAAGCTGAGCCCGAGATGGAGCCTATCCCGGGCAGCGAGGCCGGTGCGGACCCTCTCCCTGCCGTCACCGAGGCTGTGGAGTCGGTGGTGCCTGATGGGGAGGAGGCCGATGGGGGGAAGATTGCTCCCGGCGAGGCCGAGGAGCCGCCGCCTGTGCAGCTCGCCCGGAGCCCGGCCGGGACTCGGGAGCCGGAAGCTGAGAGGACGGAGACGCTGCCGCCCTCCACCCCGGAGGTGGGCTCGCCCCAGGCCGAGCACCGGGGAGCACCCAGCCCGGAGTCCGAGGAGGagccgcagccctgcccgccgcctGCTGGGCACCCTGAACTTCCCGAGGAGGagccgcagccctgcccgccggCTACTGGGGGCTCCGCGGAGCCGGAGCCCGGGGAGGAGCCGTCccggccggaggaggaggagccggATGCTGCTGATGCCGCCGCTGTCGAGCCCAAGTCCCCGGTGCCCGTGGCTCCGGCCGGAGGGGAGGTGGAGGCTCCGCTGCTGCCGGGCTCCGAGGTGCGGGTCACCCTGGATCACATCATCGAGGACGCCCTGGTGGTCTCGTTCCGGCTGGGAGAGAAGCTTTTTTCTGGGGTCCTCATGGACCTCTCGAAAAG gtTTGGACCCCATGGAATCCCTGTGACCATATTTCCTAAAAGGGAATACAAGGATAAACCTGAAGCCATGCAGCTCCAAAGTAAACCATTCCAAGATGAGGCACAGGTGAAGTGTGAATCTAATGCTGCAGTCCCTGATGACTCTTCTCTCACGCAGCCATCAGAACCTAGCATAGCTAAAAGCCTATGGACTTCTAAACCACCTCCTCTCTTTCATGAGGGAGCGCCATATCCTCCTCCTTTGTTTATCAGGGACACGTATAACCAGTCAATACCTCAGCCTCCACCCCGGAAAATTAAGCGGCCCAAGCGTAAAATGTACAGGGAGGAACCCACTTCTATCATGAATGCTATCAAACTACGACCCCGGCAGGTCTTATGTGACAAGTGCAAAAACAGTGTtgttgcagaaaaaaaggaaataaaaaaaggtgGCAATGCAAGTGACTCTTCAAAATACGAGGATAATAAAAAACGAAGAAATGAGAGTGTGACTACTGTGAATAAAAAACTTAAAACTGACCATAAAGTGGATGGAAAAAGCCAAAATGAAAGTCAGAAAAGGAATGCTGTGGTCAAGGTTTCAAATATTGCCCACAGCAGAAGCAGAGTAGTTAAAGTTTCCGCACAAGCAAATACTTCAAAAGCGCagttaaatacaaaaaaagttCTCCAGAGCAAAAACATGGATCATGCAAAAGCTCGGGAAGTCTTGAAAATGGCCAAAGAAAAGGCACAAAAGAAGCAGAGTGCAACCTCCTCTTCCAAAAATGCACATTCAAAGGTCCACTTCACACGGCGTCTTCAGAACACCAGCTCAGGTTCCCTCCCACCCCGATTGCGTTTAAAGCCACAAAGGTATCGGAATGAAGAAAATGACTCTTCTCTCAAGACAGGACTTGAGAAAATACGGAGTGGCAAGATGGCAACTAAGCCCCAGTCTCGCTGCTCCTCCACCCGCTCAGCAG